In Sphingobacterium sp. R2, the genomic stretch CCAGGCGATATTAAATATAAGGATGTTAATGGTGATGGCATCATCGACGACGGTGATCGTGTCGCTATCGGAGCAACAAGACGTCCGAATCTAGTCTATGGTGTCGGGGCGTCAGCAAGCTGGAAGAACCTGGATATTAGTGTGCACTTTCAGGGATCTGGTAAATCGACGTTCTTTACCTATGGAAAGACAGTTTATGCGTTTAGTGAAGGTGAATGGGGACAAGTGTTGAAGGGGGTAATGGGCGATAACCGTTGGATTTCGGCTGATATATCCGGTGATCCATCGACAGAAAACCCGAATGCTTCTTATCCGAGGTTGAGTTATGGTCCTAATCCAAATAACTTTAGAGAGTCAACCTTTTGGTTGAAGAATGGGCAATACCTTCGTTTGAAAACCTTGGACATCGGGTATACCCTGCCCAAGCAAATGACCAACCGGATAAAAATCAATAGCATCCGTTTGTTTTTAGTTGGTTCAAATTTGCTGACCTGGTCAAAATTCAAACTTTGGGATCCGGAGCTAGCGACGCCGAGGGGCGAAGATTATCCATTACCTAAATCGTTTACATTTGGTATCAATGTCAACCTATAAAATCAAGAAAGATGCAAAGAAATAAAATATGCATGGCCATGTTGCTTGTGCTAGGAGCAAGTTTTGTCTCATCCTGCAAAAAGGATTATTTGAAATCGGATCAATATTTTAAGGATCGACTTAATATAGAGAAGACCTTTAAAAGTAAGGTATATTCGGAAGAATGGTTAGCGCATGTATTTGAGGAGTTTAAAGGCGAGAATGCTGATGTTGCCAGTAAAGGCATGACGCCGCATTGTTTTGCGGACGACATGTATTACGGTGATCGAGATAGAGATTATGATCCCTCAAAAAATGAGCTCTCTTACAATATGTTCAAAATGGGGCAATATACTGAAAGTGACAAACAGGGCACATGGACGCAATCCTACCGGGGCATTCGTAATGCGTCGACCTTCATTCAGAACATATACATGAACAGTGAGATGTCGGCAACTGAAATTTCGGATTATCGTGGCCAAGCACGATTTGCACGGGCATACCTTTATTGGCTGCTGCTCCGTAAATATGGCCCCATTCCGCTGTTGCCGGATGAAGGACTGGATTATACCGATAGCTATGATGATCTGGCGATTCCGCGAAGCACCTATGAGGAGTGTGCAACCTATATCAGTGATGAATTGCTACAGGCAGCTAGAGAAATGGAGTCTTTAGGGATGAAGCGCGGACAAGACGGCTCTGCTCGGCCAACTGTTGGGGCGGCTTTGGCTGCTCGTGCCAAAGTGTTACTCTACGCCGCAAGTCCATTGGCCAATGGTAATAACTCCGGCTATGCGGCATTATTGGTCGATAAACAGGGCAAACGCTTGCTTTCCGCAGAATTTAAGGAAGAGAAATGGGCGAAAGCAGCAGCTGCCGCACGAGACGTAATCGAGCTCGGCGTGTATAAGCTTTATACAGCACCTTTTCAGGAGACTGGTGACGATGCCACCGTCAAACCTCCTGAAGATCCCAATTTTTCAGCTAAAAGCTGGCCCGAAGGGTGGGCAAATATTGACCCCATGAAATCATATGCACAGGTTTTCGACGGTACGTTGTCTGCCTCAGGCAATCCTGAACTGATATTTACCCGTGGTAGCAACCAGCCCAACGAAGGGATTGACCAAATGGTTATTCATCAATTGCCGCGCTCGGCGACAGGATGGAATACCCATGGACTGACACAGAAACTCGTTGATGCGTATTATATGAATGATGGTACAGATGTACCGGGTAAGGATAAGGAAATAGGTCGAGGCAATGGTTCAAACAGAAGTACGGGATATGTTACTCAGGACGATTATAATGCAAAAAAATACCGACCACTGCGTGCAGGTGCTTCTCTGCAATATGCGAATCGTGAACCGAGGTTTTACGCTTCAGTAGCTTACAGCGGAAGTTTTTGGACGCTGCTGAACGAGACAAAAGAGGAAAACCGTAACAAGCAAGTGTTTTATTATAGTGCAGATCCCAAAGGCAATGGCTTTAACTCCGCCAATGGATATTGGTTGCGTACAGGTTTTGGGGTTAAAAAGTTTGTTCACCCGAGCGATACTTACGAAGGTGGTGTTGGATCACGTGTGGTTCCCAAGGCAGAACCTGCAATCCGTTACGCGGACATATTATTAATGTATGCCGAAGCATTGAATGAATTAAGCGGTTCTTTTACAATTTCATCCTGGCGCGGGGGAAGTTATACAATAAGTCGTGATATCGCTGAAATGAAAAAAGGTATTCAGCCTGTACGGATCCGCGGTGGAGTTCCCGATTACGCTGAAAGTGTATACAGCAGTAAAAATGAACTGCGTCGTACCATCAAGCGTGAACGTTTCATCGAGCTGATGGGCGAGGGACAACGTTATTATGATTTACGTCGCTGGATGGATGCTCCAGTGGAAGAAGCCTTACCGGTTTATGG encodes the following:
- a CDS encoding RagB/SusD family nutrient uptake outer membrane protein; protein product: MQRNKICMAMLLVLGASFVSSCKKDYLKSDQYFKDRLNIEKTFKSKVYSEEWLAHVFEEFKGENADVASKGMTPHCFADDMYYGDRDRDYDPSKNELSYNMFKMGQYTESDKQGTWTQSYRGIRNASTFIQNIYMNSEMSATEISDYRGQARFARAYLYWLLLRKYGPIPLLPDEGLDYTDSYDDLAIPRSTYEECATYISDELLQAAREMESLGMKRGQDGSARPTVGAALAARAKVLLYAASPLANGNNSGYAALLVDKQGKRLLSAEFKEEKWAKAAAAARDVIELGVYKLYTAPFQETGDDATVKPPEDPNFSAKSWPEGWANIDPMKSYAQVFDGTLSASGNPELIFTRGSNQPNEGIDQMVIHQLPRSATGWNTHGLTQKLVDAYYMNDGTDVPGKDKEIGRGNGSNRSTGYVTQDDYNAKKYRPLRAGASLQYANREPRFYASVAYSGSFWTLLNETKEENRNKQVFYYSADPKGNGFNSANGYWLRTGFGVKKFVHPSDTYEGGVGSRVVPKAEPAIRYADILLMYAEALNELSGSFTISSWRGGSYTISRDIAEMKKGIQPVRIRGGVPDYAESVYSSKNELRRTIKRERFIELMGEGQRYYDLRRWMDAPVEEALPVYGCNVLMNEKERDLFYQPVAIWTLKTTFADKMWFWPISHTELKRNKNLTQNPGWTYND